The bacterium genome window below encodes:
- a CDS encoding arginine--tRNA ligase → MNRVHEHLGVALKEALQAMNVESPRVILEKPRDPSHGDVATNAAMTYAKTLRQPPRAVAERILERLRLDNELVAQTSIAGPGFINFAFAPEYLRSIATQALERGDAFGDDETLTGTRILIEFVSANPSGPLNVVSARAAAVGDSLVHMFRARGAQCDAEFYVNDAGNQVRLLGESVRARYETELGNPTEIPEGGYHGEYLIELARRLVAQHGDRYRRMTDDAAEQLGAEAVRSFVDSHRESLRSFRVEFDKWFFESELRGERGELRILEELRRRNTVYEKEGATYLRTEEYGDVQDWVIVTSDGRATYFLPDIAYHVNKYDRGYDHVLNILGPDHHTFASRMKAAMRALGRDADRLEVILLQHVTLLRDGQPVKMSKRAGQIIEMDELITEVGADAARYFFILRRTSTPLDFDIELAKRQTEENPVFYVQYAHARIESIFRKAGVSYPDPNTDLTPLVRTEELDLLRRLRELRDMLDETTGSRDPHGITVWLRNVATQFHKFYHECRVLTTPPELQAARLALCRATQIALQKGLTLCGVSAPREM, encoded by the coding sequence ATGAACCGGGTTCACGAACATCTCGGCGTGGCTCTAAAGGAAGCCTTGCAGGCGATGAACGTGGAGTCGCCGCGCGTCATTCTGGAGAAGCCGCGCGATCCGAGTCACGGCGACGTTGCCACCAACGCCGCGATGACGTACGCCAAGACGTTGCGGCAGCCGCCGCGAGCGGTCGCCGAGCGGATTCTGGAACGACTGCGCTTGGACAATGAGCTGGTCGCGCAGACGAGTATCGCGGGACCGGGATTCATTAATTTCGCTTTCGCCCCGGAATACCTGCGATCCATCGCGACGCAAGCGCTGGAGCGTGGCGATGCATTCGGCGATGACGAAACTTTGACCGGAACGCGGATTCTCATCGAATTCGTGAGCGCAAATCCGTCCGGCCCTCTCAACGTGGTCAGCGCGCGCGCGGCGGCCGTGGGGGACAGTCTGGTTCACATGTTTCGCGCCCGCGGAGCGCAATGTGACGCCGAGTTCTATGTGAATGATGCGGGGAATCAGGTTCGCTTGCTCGGCGAATCGGTGCGCGCGCGATACGAAACGGAACTGGGAAATCCGACGGAGATTCCCGAAGGCGGATACCACGGCGAGTATCTGATCGAATTGGCCCGGCGGCTGGTTGCGCAACACGGGGACCGGTACCGGCGGATGACCGATGACGCGGCGGAGCAGCTCGGCGCGGAAGCCGTTCGCTCCTTCGTGGATTCGCACCGGGAATCGCTGCGGAGCTTTCGCGTCGAATTCGACAAGTGGTTTTTCGAGAGCGAGCTGCGCGGCGAACGCGGGGAGTTGCGGATTCTTGAGGAGCTGCGTCGTCGCAACACCGTGTATGAGAAAGAAGGGGCGACGTATCTTCGGACGGAGGAGTATGGGGACGTGCAGGATTGGGTGATCGTAACGTCCGACGGTCGAGCCACCTATTTCTTGCCCGATATCGCCTATCACGTGAACAAGTACGACCGCGGCTACGATCACGTTCTCAATATTCTCGGTCCCGATCATCACACATTTGCGTCGCGCATGAAGGCGGCGATGCGCGCGCTGGGACGCGATGCGGACCGGCTGGAGGTCATCCTCCTCCAGCACGTAACGCTGCTTCGCGACGGACAACCGGTGAAGATGTCGAAGCGGGCCGGGCAGATCATCGAGATGGATGAGTTGATCACGGAAGTCGGTGCGGACGCGGCGCGCTACTTTTTCATCCTGCGGCGAACGTCCACGCCTTTGGATTTCGATATTGAGCTCGCCAAGCGACAGACCGAGGAGAATCCGGTCTTCTACGTTCAATATGCTCATGCGCGCATCGAGTCCATTTTTCGCAAGGCGGGTGTGAGCTATCCCGATCCGAACACCGACTTGACTCCCCTCGTTCGGACGGAAGAGCTGGATCTTCTGCGTCGCCTGCGGGAGCTAAGGGATATGCTGGACGAAACGACGGGAAGCCGCGATCCGCACGGAATCACGGTGTGGCTGCGCAACGTGGCAACGCAGTTTCATAAGTTTTATCACGAGTGCCGGGTGCTGACGACGCCACCGGAACTTCAAGCGGCCCGACTGGCTCTGTGTCGAGCCACGCAAATTGCCTTGCAGAAAGGCTTGACGCTGTGCGGAGTCAGCGCGCCCAGGGAGATGTAA
- the rsfS gene encoding ribosome silencing factor, with protein sequence MKRTEAEVLARCCAEAALAKKASDVVILDLRHLDTLMDFFVICTADVDPQVRAVVRHVEQHTKETTGDRVLHREGMEGLNWVLLDYVDVVVHVFKPSFREFYRLETLWGDAEILTVEDGAADKPKPVRRRRIVEPEVEKPAAAPRTSTRKAPAAKTTTRSSAGGKRKPAAKTSPAKSSTRRSPGRTKK encoded by the coding sequence CTGAAGCGAACGGAAGCGGAGGTTCTCGCGCGCTGCTGCGCCGAGGCGGCTCTGGCCAAGAAAGCATCCGACGTGGTCATTCTTGACTTGCGTCACCTCGACACGCTCATGGATTTTTTCGTGATCTGCACGGCCGACGTTGACCCGCAAGTCCGCGCCGTGGTCCGGCACGTCGAACAACATACAAAAGAGACGACCGGCGATCGTGTTCTGCATCGCGAAGGAATGGAAGGTTTGAACTGGGTTCTCTTGGACTACGTGGACGTGGTGGTGCACGTGTTCAAGCCGAGCTTCCGTGAATTCTACAGACTCGAAACTCTGTGGGGTGACGCGGAGATTCTCACGGTAGAAGACGGCGCAGCGGACAAGCCGAAACCGGTGCGTCGCCGCCGGATCGTCGAGCCGGAGGTGGAAAAACCTGCCGCCGCTCCTCGTACGAGTACCCGCAAAGCGCCGGCCGCGAAAACGACGACGCGTTCATCGGCGGGCGGCAAACGAAAGCCCGCCGCGAAGACTTCCCCGGCGAAGTCGAGTACGCGACGGAGTCCGGGCCGAACCAAGAAATGA
- a CDS encoding LytR C-terminal domain-containing protein: protein MPRRFFPPQRTVGRPFARSAGPTSRFLVWAVVVICAALLAVAAWFMSAEEHSSPTAVGSGLGEPLRVDSSKIQSPYVPRMSYGNRTALDSNRPLVDTMYGLGADDSLAVDATPAAVIRLQVLNGCGVKGLAKLVAPGLRAKGFDVREVSNAGSFGYPHSLVYDRLGMIENALAVAESLGIEPAQVSTEIARNLVDIDVTLIVGADFRNLRMQAPDGTRR from the coding sequence GTGCCACGCCGCTTTTTTCCACCCCAACGTACTGTTGGACGCCCCTTCGCGCGGAGCGCAGGCCCAACTTCCCGCTTTCTCGTCTGGGCGGTGGTCGTTATCTGTGCGGCGCTGCTCGCGGTTGCGGCCTGGTTCATGTCTGCGGAAGAACATTCGTCGCCGACCGCAGTGGGAAGCGGACTCGGTGAGCCTCTGCGAGTGGACAGCAGCAAGATTCAGTCGCCGTATGTTCCCCGCATGTCGTACGGAAACCGTACCGCGCTGGACTCAAACCGGCCACTCGTGGATACCATGTATGGACTGGGCGCGGATGATTCCCTAGCGGTGGACGCGACTCCGGCGGCGGTTATCCGCTTGCAGGTATTGAACGGATGCGGAGTGAAGGGACTGGCCAAGCTGGTGGCTCCCGGACTGCGGGCGAAAGGTTTCGACGTTCGCGAAGTCAGCAACGCGGGCAGTTTCGGCTACCCGCACAGTTTGGTCTATGATCGCTTGGGGATGATCGAGAATGCGCTGGCCGTGGCGGAGTCGCTGGGCATCGAACCGGCTCAGGTTTCCACGGAAATCGCGCGCAATCTGGTGGATATTGACGTAACACTGATCGTCGGCGCCGACTTTCGGAACCTGCGAATGCAAGCGCCCGACGGAACGAGGAGGTAG
- a CDS encoding NTP transferase domain-containing protein has product MNSDLPKVLHPLAGRPLIDHVISTARELNPDRLILVVGHGREEVQKRVGGPGLEFVIQEPQLGTGHAVQQTASLLADWRGDVVVLSGDAPLLKAETLRRLLASHQRNGAAATVLTATAPDPVAYGRIIRDRRGDFLRIVEERDATPDERMVREVNSGMYGFRSDALFTALREIAPDNKKGEYYLTDVIAVLRGRGLIVQAVDLAGFYEIRGINTQAELQDAETRLRKAPAAGNA; this is encoded by the coding sequence ATGAATAGCGATCTTCCCAAGGTGCTGCATCCCTTGGCCGGTCGGCCGCTGATTGACCATGTGATCTCGACGGCGAGGGAATTGAACCCGGATCGTTTGATTTTAGTCGTCGGACACGGTCGCGAGGAGGTGCAGAAGCGGGTCGGCGGTCCCGGTCTGGAGTTCGTGATTCAGGAGCCGCAACTCGGTACGGGACATGCCGTACAGCAGACGGCGTCGCTACTGGCGGATTGGCGGGGGGACGTAGTGGTTCTGTCGGGCGATGCGCCTCTTCTGAAGGCGGAGACGCTGCGGCGACTTCTGGCCTCGCATCAGCGCAACGGCGCGGCGGCCACGGTATTGACGGCGACGGCTCCCGATCCGGTTGCCTATGGACGGATCATCCGTGATCGGAGAGGCGACTTCCTGAGAATCGTCGAGGAGCGTGATGCCACCCCCGATGAACGGATGGTTCGGGAGGTCAATTCAGGGATGTACGGTTTCCGCTCGGATGCCCTCTTCACTGCTCTAAGAGAGATTGCGCCGGACAACAAGAAGGGCGAATATTACCTGACTGATGTGATTGCCGTCTTACGCGGTCGCGGTCTTATTGTGCAAGCTGTTGATTTAGCTGGATTTTACGAGATCAGGGGAATCAATACGCAGGCGGAATTGCAGGATGCGGAGACTCGACTTCGAAAAGCGCCGGCGGCGGGTAACGCTTGA
- the panC gene encoding pantoate--beta-alanine ligase, with product MRVVTETDEIHRQAEALRAGDKRLSFVPTMGALHEGHLALVRLAHQHADRVAVSIFVNPLQFGPREDFRVYPRTPEEDCERLEKEGVDLVFMPTTEAMYPSGWTVSVHPGPVGGVYEGKIRPGHFQGVLTVVAKLFHIVDPDVAVFGEKDAQQLFMIRRMVEDLDFRVKIIAGETVRESDGLALSSRNAFLTLDERAKAPVLYRSLQAGRLAILDDGVRTLGQLQDAMRTVLAEIPELRVEYSTAVCDQSFSETDPLPKDDIRLIVAGRFSTVRLIDNLLVSGGK from the coding sequence ATGCGTGTCGTCACCGAGACGGACGAGATCCACAGGCAAGCAGAAGCGCTGAGAGCGGGCGACAAGCGATTGTCGTTCGTGCCGACGATGGGCGCGCTGCACGAAGGCCACCTGGCGCTGGTGCGACTGGCCCATCAACATGCGGATCGAGTGGCGGTTTCGATTTTCGTGAATCCTTTGCAATTCGGTCCGCGCGAGGATTTTCGGGTCTATCCGCGGACGCCTGAGGAGGATTGCGAGCGGTTGGAGAAGGAGGGGGTGGATCTCGTTTTCATGCCTACGACGGAGGCGATGTACCCGTCGGGATGGACCGTCTCGGTGCATCCGGGGCCGGTCGGCGGCGTGTACGAAGGCAAGATTCGCCCCGGTCATTTTCAGGGCGTCCTGACGGTAGTGGCCAAGCTCTTTCATATCGTGGATCCGGACGTGGCCGTATTCGGAGAGAAAGACGCGCAGCAGCTTTTCATGATTCGCCGGATGGTGGAGGACTTGGATTTTCGCGTGAAAATCATTGCCGGGGAGACGGTTCGCGAGAGTGACGGGCTGGCGCTATCATCGCGGAACGCGTTTCTCACTCTTGACGAGCGGGCGAAGGCTCCCGTACTCTACCGTTCGTTGCAGGCGGGACGCTTGGCGATACTTGACGACGGTGTGAGAACACTGGGGCAACTGCAGGATGCCATGCGGACGGTTTTGGCGGAGATACCGGAGCTAAGAGTAGAGTATTCGACCGCGGTGTGTGACCAAAGCTTCTCCGAGACCGATCCCCTCCCCAAGGATGATATTCGTCTGATTGTTGCCGGCCGTTTCAGCACCGTGCGGCTGATAGACAACCTGCTGGTTTCCGGCGGGAAATAG
- the panB gene encoding 3-methyl-2-oxobutanoate hydroxymethyltransferase yields the protein MSATKTFPRVTAPQLVRCKAEGRKIVGLTAYDAVFAALEEEAGVDFLLVGDSAGNVIAGHSTTIPMTMDAMLFLTRCVSRGTSRVMIVADMPFGSFQVSVEETVRNAVRFLKEGGAQAVKVEGAGFVLAAIRRMVEVGIPVMGHLGLTPQRINIFGGYEVQGRTPESAAALVEDAKALDEAGCFAIVLEKIPLELAKRISESIKIPTIGIGSGPNCDGQILVNYDLLGVFDQFKPKFVRHYLEGAKLIRSAVSQWVEDVRSGEYPSERESYNQRDKSAAGAKKK from the coding sequence ATGAGCGCGACGAAAACCTTCCCGCGCGTAACCGCGCCTCAACTGGTCCGCTGCAAGGCGGAAGGGCGAAAGATCGTCGGCCTGACGGCCTATGACGCCGTTTTTGCGGCGCTCGAAGAAGAGGCGGGAGTGGATTTTCTGCTGGTGGGAGACAGCGCGGGCAACGTAATCGCCGGGCATTCGACCACGATTCCCATGACGATGGACGCGATGCTGTTCCTCACCCGCTGCGTGTCGCGGGGAACCTCACGAGTGATGATCGTGGCCGACATGCCGTTCGGAAGCTTTCAGGTCTCGGTGGAAGAGACGGTGCGCAATGCCGTGCGATTCCTGAAAGAGGGCGGAGCGCAAGCCGTGAAAGTGGAAGGAGCGGGCTTCGTGCTGGCGGCGATTCGGCGAATGGTGGAAGTGGGGATTCCGGTGATGGGACACTTGGGACTGACTCCTCAGCGAATCAACATTTTCGGGGGGTATGAGGTGCAGGGCCGCACTCCGGAATCGGCGGCGGCGCTGGTCGAGGATGCCAAGGCGCTCGACGAGGCCGGCTGTTTTGCAATAGTTCTCGAGAAGATTCCGCTGGAACTGGCGAAACGGATTTCTGAGAGCATCAAGATTCCCACCATCGGGATCGGATCGGGACCGAACTGCGATGGCCAGATTCTCGTGAACTACGATCTTCTCGGAGTGTTCGACCAGTTCAAGCCGAAGTTCGTCCGGCACTATCTGGAGGGAGCCAAACTCATCCGGTCGGCCGTATCCCAGTGGGTGGAAGACGTGCGCTCCGGGGAGTATCCTTCCGAGCGGGAGAGCTACAACCAACGCGACAAATCAGCGGCGGGTGCGAAGAAGAAGTGA
- the mnmA gene encoding tRNA 2-thiouridine(34) synthase MnmA: MRSGDNGRGRPSVAVAMSGGVDSSVAAALLVQQGYDVIGLTMHLWTDPRGEAMSLNRASGCCSVTMSRDAAAVAERLGFRHYVIDLSKEFRSAVIENFGREYLAGRTPNPCVRCNTFVKWQTLLDRARRMGCDYLATGHYARVEHGGVRILMQRAKYLDKDQSYALWGLSQESLSRTLFPLGEISKTDVRRIAVELGLKTADKPESQDICFVPDDDYGGFLRDNFGSEWPVLDRGEIVGPEGAILGYHRGVAHYTVGQRKGLGVAVGEPLYVTRIDALANRVYVGFEKDCFAIAAEADQTNWISISRPKDSIHCTVKIRYRDEGHMAQVVPLDDEGVRIEFDEPVRAVTPGQSAVFYDGDLLLGGGVFRSSKSVRDS; encoded by the coding sequence ATGCGATCCGGCGATAACGGACGGGGACGGCCTTCGGTGGCGGTGGCGATGTCGGGCGGAGTGGACAGCTCGGTCGCGGCGGCGCTTCTGGTTCAGCAGGGCTACGACGTGATCGGCCTGACGATGCACCTCTGGACCGATCCGCGCGGCGAAGCGATGTCGCTCAACCGGGCGTCGGGCTGCTGCAGCGTAACCATGAGCCGCGACGCGGCAGCCGTTGCAGAACGTCTGGGATTTCGGCATTACGTCATTGATCTATCGAAGGAATTTCGTTCAGCGGTCATAGAGAATTTCGGCCGCGAATATCTGGCGGGACGAACGCCCAATCCATGCGTGCGCTGCAACACGTTCGTGAAATGGCAGACGCTCCTCGATCGAGCGAGGCGGATGGGATGCGACTATCTGGCCACCGGACACTATGCGCGAGTGGAGCACGGCGGCGTGCGGATCCTGATGCAACGAGCGAAGTATCTCGACAAGGATCAGTCGTATGCGCTGTGGGGGCTTTCACAGGAGAGTCTGTCGCGAACCCTGTTTCCATTGGGTGAGATCTCAAAGACCGATGTGAGACGGATTGCCGTCGAACTGGGATTGAAGACGGCCGACAAGCCGGAGAGTCAGGACATCTGTTTCGTTCCCGATGACGACTACGGCGGATTTCTGCGAGATAACTTCGGATCGGAATGGCCGGTGCTGGACAGAGGCGAAATCGTGGGACCGGAGGGCGCGATTCTCGGCTATCATCGCGGAGTTGCCCATTATACGGTCGGCCAGAGGAAGGGGCTTGGCGTAGCGGTCGGCGAACCGCTGTACGTAACGCGGATTGACGCTCTCGCGAACCGGGTGTATGTGGGTTTTGAGAAGGATTGTTTTGCCATCGCAGCCGAGGCTGATCAGACGAACTGGATTTCGATTTCCAGACCGAAGGACTCGATCCACTGCACCGTGAAGATACGCTATCGGGATGAAGGTCATATGGCCCAGGTCGTTCCGCTCGACGATGAAGGAGTGCGGATCGAGTTCGATGAGCCGGTACGGGCGGTGACACCCGGTCAGTCGGCGGTGTTCTACGACGGAGACTTGCTTTTGGGCGGCGGTGTGTTTCGCAGTTCCAAATCCGTGAGGGATTCATGA